A genomic region of Miscanthus floridulus cultivar M001 chromosome 3, ASM1932011v1, whole genome shotgun sequence contains the following coding sequences:
- the LOC136543109 gene encoding uncharacterized protein, whose amino-acid sequence MAIPNYTYLKLKMPRPNGIIIVSSTFSHTFECDREHYELATAVVNSSKLLQLGESSTPAVPDFNKSTSLTAFHPLKETKAVGINPTNPTKIVRVRTQLPAK is encoded by the coding sequence atggcgatccccaactatacctacctcaagctgaagatgccgagaCCAAACGGTATCATCATAGTGAGTAGCACCTTTTCACACACCTTTGAGTGTgaccgcgagcactacgagctcgccaccgcgGTCGTCAACTCGTCTAAGCTCCTACagctcggggagtcatcaaccCCTGCAGTCCCAGACTTCAACAAATCAACCTCCTTGACGGCCTTCCAcccgctcaaggaaaccaaggcggtgggtatcaaccccaccaacccaaccaagatagtTCGGGTCAGGACCCAGCttccggccaaatag